In the genome of candidate division KSB1 bacterium, one region contains:
- the meaB gene encoding methylmalonyl Co-A mutase-associated GTPase MeaB: MEDIVQRYLSGDRRALARLISLIENEAEQAAIILDQIYDRTGRAYRIGITGPPGAGKSTIVDQLTKQYRQQNRTVGIIAVDPTSPFTGGALLGDRIRMNDLATDPGVFIRSMASRGSLGGLARRSQEVADLLDGFGFDVVIFETVGVGQSELDVVEAADSTVVVLVPESGDSIQAMKAGLMEIADIFAINKSDREGADRVMLEIQFVLGFSEDSRPWKPPIIQTVANSGQGISQLHESLEQHLAFQNRTQLRIQKRKRRIENYVRQIVNERIMRKFWESSQQKRLAALIEQILNKQRSPYAVSNELIQEFRKLA; the protein is encoded by the coding sequence ATGGAAGACATTGTTCAACGCTATTTGTCGGGAGATCGGCGCGCCTTGGCTCGACTGATTTCTTTGATTGAAAATGAAGCCGAACAGGCAGCTATCATACTTGATCAAATTTATGATCGAACTGGACGAGCGTATCGCATTGGCATCACGGGGCCGCCGGGTGCTGGGAAAAGCACCATTGTCGATCAACTGACGAAACAATATCGTCAGCAGAATCGAACAGTGGGCATCATCGCTGTGGATCCGACCAGCCCCTTTACTGGTGGGGCGCTTTTGGGCGATCGGATTCGGATGAACGACCTGGCCACTGATCCTGGGGTATTCATTCGCAGCATGGCCAGTCGTGGCAGCTTAGGTGGATTAGCACGTCGCAGCCAGGAGGTCGCCGATCTTTTGGATGGCTTTGGCTTCGATGTTGTCATCTTTGAGACAGTGGGAGTGGGCCAATCCGAGTTGGATGTTGTCGAAGCTGCAGATTCTACCGTGGTGGTTTTAGTCCCAGAATCTGGAGATTCCATCCAGGCAATGAAAGCTGGCCTGATGGAGATCGCTGATATTTTTGCCATTAACAAATCGGATCGCGAAGGAGCCGATAGGGTGATGCTGGAAATTCAATTCGTCTTGGGATTCAGCGAGGATTCTCGGCCGTGGAAACCGCCCATTATTCAGACAGTCGCCAATAGTGGGCAAGGGATTTCCCAACTTCATGAGAGCTTGGAGCAGCATCTGGCCTTTCAAAATCGAACCCAACTTCGAATCCAAAAAAGGAAACGTCGCATTGAAAACTATGTCCGGCAGATCGTCAACGAACGCATCATGCGGAAATTTTGGGAATCATCCCAGCAAAAGCGATTGGCTGCGCTGATCGAACAAATCCTGAACAAACAACGATCCCCCTACGCGGTGAGCAATGAGCTGATCCAGGAATTTAGAAAATTGGCATGA
- a CDS encoding aminotransferase class V-fold PLP-dependent enzyme — MAENYRSLFEFNPELIYLNHASTGMLPRNTVEAMTEYIEALASVGEPSMEILLGLQSDFRTEAARLLNVHPRDIAFVRNTSDGLAIALHSIDWQEGENMVVQEDAFPASLYLAAYCFPRVEKRYVPLSNGADFYERLQHQIDDRTRAIVVDYVHFLSGYRLDLQQLSQLKRQEKCYLIVDGIQGLGAVQVHLNSTSIDFFTAGGVKWLNGPAGTGILFVRHEILPDLIPFHISWAGAAYENLDSFYPVRPLYPDARRFQPVNDNFIGMIGLMESLKLIHEISPQVIENNILNITEQAITILKARDYHVMTPLDAALRAGIVTFKHPKMDSQKLFEHLQANKVICSLREGHIRLAFHFYNTDDELNQVISILESIVK; from the coding sequence GTGGCAGAGAATTATCGGTCGCTATTTGAATTCAACCCAGAACTCATCTATTTGAATCATGCCTCTACTGGAATGCTCCCTCGAAACACGGTCGAAGCGATGACTGAATACATTGAGGCACTGGCTTCGGTTGGCGAACCCAGCATGGAAATACTGCTCGGGCTCCAGTCTGACTTTCGTACAGAAGCAGCTCGTTTATTAAACGTCCATCCCAGAGACATCGCTTTTGTGAGAAACACCAGCGACGGTTTGGCAATCGCGCTTCATTCGATCGATTGGCAGGAAGGGGAGAACATGGTCGTTCAGGAAGACGCCTTCCCCGCCAGTCTTTATCTCGCGGCCTATTGCTTCCCTCGCGTGGAAAAGCGGTATGTCCCGTTGAGCAATGGAGCGGACTTTTATGAACGATTGCAACATCAGATCGATGATCGGACTCGCGCCATTGTGGTCGATTATGTGCATTTTCTTTCTGGCTATCGTTTGGATCTGCAGCAGCTCAGTCAGTTGAAGCGACAGGAAAAATGCTATCTGATCGTTGATGGCATTCAAGGACTGGGGGCGGTTCAGGTTCATTTGAACTCGACCAGTATTGATTTCTTCACTGCTGGCGGTGTCAAATGGTTGAATGGACCAGCGGGAACAGGCATCTTGTTCGTTCGTCATGAGATCCTCCCAGATTTGATCCCATTTCATATCAGTTGGGCAGGCGCGGCTTATGAAAATTTGGACAGCTTCTACCCAGTTCGGCCGCTCTATCCCGATGCCCGGCGATTTCAGCCAGTCAATGATAATTTCATCGGGATGATCGGCCTTATGGAATCGCTCAAGCTGATCCATGAAATATCGCCACAAGTGATTGAAAACAACATCCTGAATATCACTGAGCAAGCGATTACGATTCTGAAGGCACGGGACTATCACGTGATGACTCCACTGGATGCGGCGCTTCGAGCGGGAATCGTGACATTTAAGCATCCCAAAATGGACAGCCAGAAATTATTCGAGCATCTTCAGGCCAATAAGGTGATTTGTTCGCTCAGGGAAGGGCATATTCGACTTGCTTTTCATTTCTATAATACAGACGATGAACTGAATCAAGTCATTTCAATTTTGGAGTCGATTGTCAAGTAA
- a CDS encoding lamin tail domain-containing protein has product MNKSLIPATLIVLLGMIARSLAQDHLLITEIANRPNSPLNGEFVEIYNGTGVTVDLSKYYLTDCPNKGDNDYVNIVDKSYTPASYDFLAKFPDGSKIEHGQFIVVAVKGKDFHQLYGIEPDFELIPQSDTVPDMVAPGNNYIASNTGFTDASEVMVLFYWDGISDLVKDVDYLVWGDTDEAVDKTGVKKDGPDPDTNPSEYLPDTPFANQILLKSLNSSRLHRDGKSLQRKPIAEVGEKFIGGNGITGHDETSENLAIAFIEADPTPRSAIGNRAKVTFLANTATVPDTIGPNSVVQIRGVGGPLTWNSASPIFMQNIGGDYWKATVEFKQGESVQFKFFTNSHDTVFPGVEWEDQGWEGDLATSTGNRLLVVGSSDTTLPLQFINGWKHKAGQYERPYTTNDSTFVVWIRVNCQGWEDFDPSSQQIGVRGSNNIDWGPTGELSWNKTYLLNQESDHVNKDSQQYPGHYFYSGPVHVPQKYAGAGIEFKVVVHNAGAPLDEDWSKLAYNPSLQNKVALSGVDTTVCWFWFDNKRPQTKIHRDVVIVAFMADLKNAIEKKGFAFGDTLVVRSGFYGTATEIRSKMMMRQGSTTCYSAIDTIITTVGAHLAYQYYKIKNGEEYPEIYYNFLYTGGKAGEAEKRIVEKIVGNAIQIEDILDSKVEMHRMPLFRNTSLLARDVLVSYLCDVRPAIYQLKAGTVLKDMQGTVDIFDPDQVLQLGVAMNGPATGAWETWGVGLMNNLAHQMFDDGTHGDAVAGDSIFTMQIQYRAGVDASAQEFKFGIGGGDNEGGCGNIHIENIDDSEPTFTIDAQFGSIDPMRYSAWNFDLQIPSTVKETTLSHLPTEFSMGQNYPNPFNLVTEIRYTLPKETMVKLTVHNMMGQRVTTLIQKKQAAGCYQVCWSGVDESGKQLPSGVYFYRIEASQFSAVRKMLLLK; this is encoded by the coding sequence ATGAACAAATCGTTGATACCAGCGACCTTGATCGTATTGCTGGGGATGATTGCCAGGTCGCTTGCTCAGGATCATTTATTGATCACAGAGATCGCCAATCGGCCCAATTCGCCGCTGAACGGGGAATTCGTAGAGATCTACAATGGCACTGGGGTTACGGTGGATCTATCGAAATATTACCTGACCGATTGTCCTAATAAGGGCGACAATGACTACGTGAATATTGTTGATAAAAGCTATACCCCCGCATCCTATGATTTCTTGGCAAAATTTCCAGATGGTTCTAAAATTGAACATGGCCAGTTCATTGTCGTGGCCGTGAAAGGGAAAGATTTTCATCAGCTTTATGGGATCGAGCCAGATTTTGAATTGATCCCACAGTCGGATACCGTTCCCGATATGGTTGCGCCCGGGAATAACTACATCGCCAGCAATACTGGTTTCACTGATGCCAGTGAGGTTATGGTGCTGTTCTATTGGGATGGGATTTCCGATCTGGTAAAGGATGTGGATTATCTGGTGTGGGGCGATACCGATGAGGCGGTGGATAAAACTGGGGTAAAAAAAGATGGCCCTGATCCTGATACCAATCCTTCCGAATATTTGCCCGATACCCCCTTCGCCAATCAAATCTTGCTCAAATCGCTGAACTCAAGTCGCTTGCATCGAGATGGCAAATCTTTGCAGCGAAAACCTATCGCTGAGGTGGGAGAAAAATTTATCGGAGGTAACGGCATTACTGGGCACGACGAGACCAGCGAAAATTTAGCGATCGCTTTTATTGAGGCTGATCCCACGCCCCGCTCGGCCATTGGCAATAGAGCTAAAGTAACTTTTCTTGCCAATACGGCTACTGTGCCGGATACCATCGGACCGAATTCTGTGGTTCAAATTCGCGGTGTCGGGGGACCCTTGACCTGGAATAGTGCTTCACCAATTTTCATGCAAAATATCGGAGGGGATTATTGGAAGGCAACTGTGGAGTTCAAGCAAGGGGAGTCGGTCCAGTTCAAATTCTTCACCAATTCCCATGACACCGTTTTCCCCGGAGTGGAATGGGAAGATCAGGGCTGGGAGGGCGATCTCGCCACAAGCACCGGCAACCGATTATTAGTGGTTGGATCATCTGACACCACACTTCCGCTGCAATTCATCAATGGCTGGAAGCATAAGGCAGGACAATATGAAAGGCCTTATACGACTAATGACTCCACCTTTGTGGTTTGGATTCGAGTGAATTGCCAAGGTTGGGAGGACTTTGATCCATCCAGCCAGCAGATCGGAGTACGGGGATCTAATAATATCGATTGGGGACCAACCGGCGAACTTTCTTGGAACAAGACTTATTTGTTGAACCAGGAATCGGACCATGTTAATAAGGATAGCCAGCAATATCCTGGTCACTATTTTTACAGCGGACCAGTTCATGTCCCCCAAAAATATGCAGGTGCTGGGATCGAGTTCAAAGTAGTGGTCCATAATGCTGGCGCTCCATTGGATGAGGATTGGAGCAAACTGGCCTATAATCCGAGTTTGCAGAATAAGGTAGCGCTGTCGGGCGTGGATACCACCGTTTGCTGGTTCTGGTTCGATAACAAACGACCTCAGACGAAAATCCATCGCGATGTGGTGATTGTTGCATTCATGGCGGATCTCAAGAATGCCATCGAGAAAAAAGGATTTGCTTTTGGGGATACCTTGGTGGTTCGCAGTGGATTTTATGGCACAGCTACGGAGATTCGTTCCAAGATGATGATGCGACAGGGGTCGACGACTTGCTATTCGGCGATTGATACGATCATAACTACCGTCGGTGCCCATCTTGCTTATCAATACTATAAAATCAAAAATGGGGAGGAGTACCCAGAGATCTATTACAACTTCCTGTATACTGGAGGAAAAGCTGGAGAGGCAGAGAAGAGGATTGTGGAGAAGATCGTCGGGAACGCCATTCAGATTGAAGACATATTGGATAGCAAGGTCGAGATGCATCGCATGCCGCTGTTCCGCAACACCTCGTTGCTGGCTCGAGATGTATTGGTGTCCTATTTGTGCGATGTGCGACCAGCGATCTACCAGCTTAAAGCTGGCACAGTTTTGAAGGATATGCAGGGAACTGTTGATATATTCGATCCCGATCAAGTGTTGCAATTGGGAGTAGCGATGAATGGCCCTGCAACTGGTGCTTGGGAAACTTGGGGTGTTGGTTTGATGAACAACTTAGCTCATCAGATGTTCGATGACGGCACTCACGGCGATGCTGTTGCTGGGGATAGCATTTTTACCATGCAGATTCAGTACCGAGCCGGTGTCGACGCGTCGGCTCAGGAGTTTAAATTCGGCATCGGTGGCGGGGATAACGAGGGCGGATGCGGGAACATTCACATCGAAAATATCGATGATTCCGAACCTACTTTTACCATCGATGCCCAATTTGGAAGTATCGATCCGATGAGATATTCCGCTTGGAATTTCGATTTGCAGATTCCCAGCACCGTAAAAGAAACGACGCTATCTCATTTGCCGACCGAATTCAGCATGGGACAAAATTATCCCAATCCGTTCAATCTTGTGACCGAAATCCGATATACATTGCCAAAGGAGACCATGGTAAAGCTGACAGTGCATAACATGATGGGTCAGCGCGTAACGACATTGATCCAAAAAAAACAGGCTGCCGGTTGCTACCAAGTCTGCTGGTCCGGAGTGGATGAATCCGGCAAACAATTGCCAAGTGGCGTATATTTCTATCGCATCGAAGCCAGCCAATTCTCTGCTGTTAGAAAGATGTTGTTGCTCAAATAG